From the Clostridium putrefaciens genome, one window contains:
- a CDS encoding PTS sugar transporter subunit IIA translates to MVGVIIGSHGRLSEEILRTSEMIFGKQENIQTVTFETGEGSEDLVRKYEVALGKLNKVEGILFLVDLFGGSPFNVATSIAINEENMDILTGVNLPMLLEVCGMRESLTLDEIVFNAEESGKLGIKKFEKCIRENTEEEL, encoded by the coding sequence ATGGTAGGAGTAATAATAGGAAGTCACGGAAGATTATCAGAGGAGATTTTAAGAACGTCAGAGATGATATTTGGAAAGCAAGAAAATATACAAACAGTAACCTTTGAAACAGGGGAAGGTAGTGAAGATCTAGTAAGAAAGTATGAAGTTGCCCTTGGAAAATTAAATAAGGTGGAGGGTATATTATTTTTAGTAGATTTATTTGGTGGAAGCCCATTTAATGTAGCCACTAGTATAGCTATAAATGAAGAAAACATGGATATACTTACAGGGGTAAATCTTCCGATGTTATTAGAGGTTTGTGGTATGAGAGAAAGTTTAACTTTAGATGAAATCGTATTTAATGCAGAAGAGTCAGGTAAACTAGGCATAAAGAAATTTGAAAAATGTATAAGAGAAAATACAGAGGAGGAACTATAA
- a CDS encoding [Fe-Fe] hydrogenase large subunit C-terminal domain-containing protein, whose translation MNKKYNDIFKLLVSSYYNDTFDTQVESLLKDEVTNKETLGKVISTLCGVDIDYGEDFIVSLKKAITAYQSKNRVVEKLNNCNMNCSKDGKTTACQSVCPFNAILVDPIKKTTYIDIDACADCGLCVEACDNGNLVDRVEFLPVLDLLKSGKPVIAAVAPAISGQFGEDVTMDQLRAAFIKLGFKDMVEVAFFADMLTLKEAVEFDHLVKTKEDLMITSCCCPMWVGMLKRVYSDLVKYVSPSVSPMIASGRVLKALNQDCKVVFVGPCIAKKAEAKEKDLVGDIDYVLTFHELRDIFEALDINPSTLTGVPSMEYASKGGRLYARTGGVSKAVSDALEDMYPEKHKLLNPIQANGVRECKVVLEQVKNGTLKANFIEGMGCIGGCVGGPKALIPKEDGKRFVDDFATASTIKVATHSEIMDDILGRINITSRKDFTDEKKIEIFERHF comes from the coding sequence ATGAATAAAAAATATAATGATATCTTTAAGCTCTTGGTTTCAAGTTATTATAATGATACTTTTGATACACAGGTAGAGAGCCTACTTAAAGATGAGGTAACTAATAAAGAGACCTTAGGTAAAGTAATTTCTACCTTATGTGGTGTAGATATTGATTATGGTGAGGATTTTATAGTTAGCCTAAAAAAGGCTATTACTGCTTACCAATCAAAAAATAGAGTAGTAGAAAAGTTAAATAATTGTAATATGAATTGCTCTAAAGATGGCAAGACTACTGCATGCCAAAGCGTCTGCCCTTTTAACGCCATATTGGTGGACCCAATAAAAAAGACAACTTACATAGATATAGACGCTTGTGCTGATTGTGGTCTTTGTGTTGAGGCCTGTGATAATGGTAACCTTGTAGATAGGGTAGAATTTTTGCCTGTACTAGATTTACTTAAATCTGGTAAGCCTGTAATTGCAGCTGTAGCCCCTGCAATTTCTGGTCAATTTGGTGAAGATGTTACCATGGATCAGTTAAGAGCTGCATTTATAAAATTAGGATTTAAGGATATGGTAGAGGTAGCTTTCTTTGCTGATATGCTAACCTTAAAAGAAGCCGTAGAATTTGATCACCTTGTGAAAACTAAGGAAGACCTTATGATTACTTCTTGTTGCTGTCCTATGTGGGTAGGCATGCTTAAAAGGGTGTATTCAGACCTTGTTAAATATGTATCACCTTCTGTGTCACCTATGATAGCTTCTGGCAGAGTTTTAAAAGCCTTAAATCAAGATTGCAAGGTTGTATTTGTAGGTCCTTGTATAGCTAAAAAAGCTGAGGCTAAAGAAAAGGATCTTGTGGGAGACATTGATTATGTTTTAACCTTCCATGAACTTCGTGATATATTTGAAGCCTTAGATATAAATCCTTCAACTCTTACTGGTGTTCCTTCTATGGAATACGCATCTAAAGGCGGAAGATTATATGCAAGAACTGGCGGGGTATCAAAGGCAGTATCCGATGCACTTGAAGATATGTATCCTGAAAAACATAAGTTATTAAACCCAATTCAAGCAAACGGTGTTAGAGAATGTAAGGTTGTACTAGAACAAGTTAAAAACGGAACCCTTAAAGCTAACTTTATAGAAGGCATGGGCTGCATTGGAGGTTGTGTTGGTGGTCCTAAAGCACTAATCCCTAAAGAGGACGGTAAAAGATTTGTAGATGACTTTGCAACAGCTTCCACTATAAAAGTTGCTACTCATAGCGAAATAATGGATGATATCCTTGGTAGAATAAATATAACCTCTAGAAAAGACTTCACTGACGAAAAGAAAATAGAAATTTTCGAAAGGCATTTTTAG
- a CDS encoding glycosyltransferase has protein sequence MEKLKVMHVVTTDKLSGAEKVVLDIESNLDKERFSPFALCKGGDLKCLYENAGIKTYVADLSSLNPREIRKFKAYLKESSIDILHAHDVKASIAAKIASRGLEIPVISHMHSSYPWLEGMSPLKYIDAFYRDSYKLSIACSDMVKEHYIKYNNKISKDKIKVLNNSFNFNELKDKSIIPKEEMRHKLNIKNDTYVFGFLGRLLDIKGVDLLINSFNKICKEIPESMLVIVGDGPERERLEAMVKDYGLEKKVLLEGYQKDVYSYLNMFDTFILPSKLEGLPMAVLEAMAMKIPVISTPVAGVKNLIQDNFNGIILKVRDEKSLYEAMTKIYYLKDERNIMVENAYKHLFENYNIDIYINNLQDIYENIV, from the coding sequence ATGGAAAAGTTAAAAGTCATGCATGTAGTTACTACAGATAAATTAAGTGGTGCTGAAAAGGTAGTTTTAGATATTGAAAGCAATTTAGATAAAGAAAGATTTTCGCCCTTTGCCCTTTGCAAGGGTGGTGACCTTAAATGTTTATACGAAAATGCAGGAATTAAAACTTATGTGGCAGATCTTAGTTCATTAAATCCTAGGGAAATAAGAAAGTTTAAAGCTTATTTAAAGGAAAGCTCAATAGATATCTTGCATGCTCATGACGTTAAGGCATCCATAGCAGCGAAAATAGCTTCTAGAGGGCTTGAGATACCAGTTATATCACATATGCATAGTTCTTATCCTTGGCTTGAAGGCATGTCCCCGTTAAAGTATATAGACGCATTTTACAGGGATAGCTATAAATTATCCATTGCCTGTTCAGATATGGTAAAAGAACATTATATAAAATATAATAATAAAATTTCAAAAGATAAGATTAAGGTATTAAATAATTCTTTTAACTTTAATGAACTTAAGGATAAATCTATAATTCCAAAAGAAGAAATGCGACATAAGCTTAATATTAAAAATGATACCTATGTATTTGGTTTTCTTGGGAGGCTTTTAGATATAAAAGGGGTAGATCTTTTAATAAATAGTTTTAATAAGATATGTAAAGAGATACCAGAAAGTATGCTTGTAATAGTAGGGGATGGGCCAGAGAGAGAAAGATTAGAGGCTATGGTAAAAGATTATGGACTAGAGAAAAAGGTATTACTTGAAGGATACCAAAAGGATGTATATAGCTATCTTAATATGTTCGATACATTTATATTACCCTCAAAGTTAGAAGGACTACCTATGGCTGTATTAGAAGCTATGGCAATGAAGATACCAGTGATTTCAACCCCTGTTGCAGGTGTTAAAAATCTTATTCAGGATAATTTTAATGGTATAATACTAAAAGTAAGAGATGAAAAGAGTCTTTATGAAGCTATGACTAAAATATATTACCTAAAAGATGAAAGAAATATAATGGTTGAAAATGCATATAAGCACTTGTTTGAAAACTATAATATAGATATATATATAAATAATCTTCAAGATATTTATGAAAATATAGTATAA
- a CDS encoding PTS mannose/fructose/sorbose transporter subunit IIC — protein MGINAFQIILIFIIASIAGMGSILDEFQTHRPLIACTLIGLVLGDVQKGIILGGTLELMALGWMNIGAAMAPDAAMASVVSAILVIGAKQSVTSGIAIAIPIAAAGQVFTIFARTVSVGLQHRADRFAEDGNLKGIDLCHLTGLLVQALRVAIPALIVSLISPEAVNSLLMSIPVYITEGLRVAGGFIVVVGYAMVINMMEAKYLMPFFFLGFVIAAFTDFNLVALGILGVVFAIVYIQLNPKYHAATASIDDLDDL, from the coding sequence ATGGGAATAAATGCTTTTCAAATTATACTTATTTTCATCATAGCAAGTATTGCTGGTATGGGTAGCATTCTTGACGAATTTCAAACTCATAGACCTTTAATTGCATGTACTTTAATAGGATTAGTTCTTGGAGATGTCCAAAAGGGGATCATCCTAGGTGGTACATTAGAACTTATGGCTCTTGGATGGATGAATATTGGTGCGGCTATGGCTCCAGATGCAGCTATGGCAAGTGTTGTTTCGGCCATATTAGTAATAGGTGCAAAGCAAAGTGTAACGTCAGGTATTGCCATTGCTATTCCTATAGCAGCAGCAGGACAAGTGTTTACTATATTTGCAAGGACTGTTTCTGTAGGACTTCAACATAGGGCGGATAGATTTGCAGAGGACGGAAACTTAAAAGGTATAGATCTTTGTCACCTAACTGGACTTCTTGTTCAGGCTTTGCGTGTTGCAATACCAGCCTTAATAGTTTCGTTAATAAGTCCAGAGGCAGTAAATAGTCTTTTAATGTCAATACCAGTTTATATAACTGAAGGTTTAAGAGTTGCTGGAGGATTTATTGTAGTTGTAGGATATGCCATGGTAATTAATATGATGGAAGCAAAATATTTAATGCCATTCTTCTTTTTAGGATTTGTAATAGCTGCATTTACTGACTTTAATTTAGTTGCACTAGGAATCTTAGGTGTAGTATTTGCTATAGTTTATATTCAATTAAATCCTAAATACCATGCAGCTACAGCAAGCATAGATGATTTAGATGATTTATAA
- a CDS encoding LicD family protein gives MDNKADNTKESNLQKAQRRMLEILKDVDKICRENDISYWLDSGTLLGAARHKGFIPWDDDIDIVMPRADYERFKLIAKKKLPKHLFLQTNYSDLEYDMLWTKVRDNNSEIVEYKIGNYHNGLFIDIFPMDDYTDTGKYLKYKKKFNYIYRTLILVKEPFEKVKNKKIFIKNIIKFFARVVLFPFTFMEKKKVFDYIYRKIDKYVEKSKGTNTDIIGYSMEVAYWNFHIEKKDVFPLTEIQFEDGSFYAPGNYDAYLTKLFGNYMELPPENERIPHNLELIIKE, from the coding sequence ATGGATAATAAGGCTGATAATACTAAGGAAAGTAATTTGCAAAAAGCTCAAAGAAGGATGCTTGAAATATTAAAAGATGTAGATAAAATATGTAGGGAAAATGATATAAGCTATTGGTTAGATTCAGGCACTCTTTTAGGGGCAGCAAGACATAAAGGTTTCATACCCTGGGATGACGATATAGATATTGTAATGCCAAGAGCTGACTATGAAAGATTTAAGCTTATAGCTAAGAAAAAGCTACCAAAACACTTATTTTTACAAACTAATTATTCAGACCTAGAATATGATATGCTCTGGACTAAGGTTCGAGATAATAATAGTGAGATTGTAGAATATAAGATAGGAAATTATCATAATGGTTTATTTATTGATATATTTCCAATGGATGATTATACTGACACGGGTAAGTACTTAAAGTATAAGAAAAAGTTTAACTATATATATAGGACATTAATTTTAGTAAAAGAGCCCTTCGAAAAAGTTAAAAACAAAAAGATATTTATAAAAAATATTATAAAGTTTTTTGCAAGGGTTGTATTATTCCCATTTACATTCATGGAAAAGAAAAAGGTTTTTGATTATATATATAGAAAAATAGATAAATATGTAGAAAAGTCTAAGGGTACAAACACTGATATTATAGGGTATTCAATGGAAGTTGCCTATTGGAACTTTCATATTGAAAAGAAAGATGTGTTTCCATTAACAGAAATTCAATTTGAAGATGGTAGTTTTTATGCACCAGGTAACTATGATGCATATCTTACTAAACTTTTTGGAAATTACATGGAGTTACCCCCTGAAAATGAAAGAATACCACATAACTTAGAGCTAATAATTAAAGAGTAG
- a CDS encoding LicD family protein yields MSIKDELSALDDVDDHLCSRVKENDINTIATACSLKEAQGIMLNILKEVHRLSEKYGLTYFITDGTLLGAVRHKGFIPWDDDLDIAMPRNDYEIFKEVAKDELPKELFLQTVDTDPNYDLYNIPMKIRHNSSVLIEKGEEEKTYNNGIYIDIFPLDRVPDTRLKHGVQKGLSKLLINMKMDISFEDGINIKSITRSFLQLIGKLIPYRAVRKILYSTLKWSKRSKSPNLYYGVDLTWPNEFSEQEIFPLTLMEFEGEKFWGPKDFNSVLTKAYGDYMSLPKEEEREMHSIFIGLK; encoded by the coding sequence ATGTCAATAAAAGATGAATTAAGTGCCCTAGATGATGTAGATGATCATTTATGCAGTAGAGTTAAGGAAAATGATATTAACACTATAGCTACAGCTTGCTCCTTAAAGGAAGCTCAAGGTATAATGCTAAATATACTAAAAGAAGTACACAGACTATCGGAAAAGTATGGTCTAACATATTTTATTACAGATGGAACACTTTTAGGTGCAGTAAGGCATAAGGGATTTATACCTTGGGATGATGATTTGGATATAGCAATGCCTAGAAATGATTATGAAATATTTAAAGAAGTAGCAAAAGATGAGCTACCAAAGGAGCTTTTTTTACAGACAGTAGATACAGATCCAAATTATGATTTGTACAATATACCTATGAAGATAAGACATAATAGTAGTGTGCTTATAGAAAAGGGTGAAGAAGAAAAAACCTATAATAACGGTATATACATTGACATATTCCCTCTAGATAGGGTTCCGGATACAAGATTAAAGCATGGAGTTCAAAAAGGATTATCTAAGCTTTTAATTAATATGAAAATGGATATTAGCTTTGAAGATGGTATAAATATAAAGTCTATAACAAGGTCATTCCTTCAACTTATAGGTAAACTTATACCCTATAGGGCAGTTAGAAAAATATTATACTCTACCTTAAAATGGAGCAAGAGGTCAAAGTCACCTAATCTTTATTATGGAGTAGATCTTACATGGCCAAATGAGTTTAGTGAACAAGAAATTTTTCCATTAACACTTATGGAATTTGAAGGTGAAAAGTTTTGGGGTCCAAAAGATTTCAATTCTGTACTTACAAAAGCTTATGGAGATTACATGAGCCTTCCAAAAGAAGAGGAACGAGAAATGCATTCAATCTTTATAGGCTTAAAATAA
- a CDS encoding sigma 54-interacting transcriptional regulator, whose product MKRIDKVYNCLLQKSLTLKKEDLEIKKGFSTDELSNELDIIRNNVSLELNNLVRQGKVVKLIGRPVLYLPKEILERLLNISISKSLMTINSHSELIEHKINMKKKEDKSPFDFIIGSKGSLKTQIEQAKAAVLYPPNGLHTLILGPTGVGKTLFANKMYSYAKFAGKLKEDSPFIVFNCADYYNNPQLLISQIFGHVKGSFTGAETEREGLVEKADGGILFLDEVHRLPPEGQEMMFYFMDTSTFNKLGESERNRKANVLILCATTEDPNSSLLKTFIRRIPIIINIPNLDERPIREKVDIIKHLLRREANRVNKSIKITSDVIKALIGSISFGNIGQLKSNIQLICATGFLNSIKDKNYINIEFKGVPSQIKSGYLVIGNKRNELEEILEYIDESITIVPEGSEEQIEQDNYDPPFNLYKIIEDKASILRDEGVDDEYIQKFITTDINLHLKSFYDNVKADSNTREKFSKIVDEDIIKLSEEIRDMVEKTLNRRYNERFIYAMSLHISSFLKRVQEGIDLKYEVNMNVVIKDNPKEYEVAIKIGNIIRKNYNIVAPDIELIYLTLLLTSMQDTTGVGKVGIVVAAHGSSTASSMVAVAVKLLGEYNITAVDMPLEVGPRETFQKILEAVKCIDMGKGVLLLVDMGSLYYFEKEIIENTGIEIKTLDMVSTALVLEALRKANLFDMDLDSIYESLKRFKGYGKYEEVKNIEVNKAIVTICSTGQGAAIKLKELIQSIVKNITEEPIEIIPVSIKNLKEQLKNIQDKYEVLATVGVKNPKIDSPFISLEKLISGEGERELEGIIKYKNIKIIKKDNEVITKELCLDSLNEFLTYINPKKVIGILMTFSRCLQKEFNTQFSNSMTIRLVIHTGCALERMIINDGLHYGGNKGEINKQNVNKIKKVSKIFKDSINVELSEDEIYYIADMF is encoded by the coding sequence ATGAAAAGAATTGATAAGGTATATAATTGTTTATTACAAAAATCGTTAACGTTAAAGAAAGAAGATTTAGAAATAAAAAAAGGTTTTTCAACAGATGAATTATCAAATGAACTAGATATAATACGAAATAACGTAAGCTTAGAATTGAATAATTTAGTAAGGCAAGGAAAGGTAGTTAAGTTAATAGGAAGGCCTGTTCTATATTTACCGAAGGAAATATTAGAAAGGTTGCTTAATATATCTATTTCAAAATCACTTATGACGATAAATAGCCACAGTGAATTGATAGAGCATAAAATAAACATGAAAAAGAAAGAGGATAAGTCTCCCTTTGATTTTATAATTGGATCTAAGGGAAGTCTAAAAACTCAAATTGAACAAGCAAAGGCTGCGGTGCTTTATCCGCCAAACGGATTACACACTCTTATACTAGGACCAACTGGAGTTGGAAAGACTTTATTTGCAAATAAGATGTATAGCTATGCAAAGTTTGCTGGAAAACTAAAAGAAGATTCTCCATTTATAGTATTTAACTGCGCGGATTATTATAATAATCCTCAGTTACTCATATCTCAAATATTTGGACATGTAAAAGGTTCTTTTACAGGGGCTGAAACTGAAAGAGAAGGGCTTGTGGAAAAAGCAGACGGAGGTATATTGTTTTTAGATGAGGTTCATAGACTACCGCCAGAGGGACAGGAGATGATGTTCTACTTTATGGATACTAGCACCTTTAATAAGTTAGGGGAATCAGAAAGAAACAGGAAGGCTAATGTGCTTATATTATGTGCTACCACTGAAGATCCTAATTCTTCCCTTTTAAAAACATTTATAAGAAGAATACCTATAATAATCAACATACCTAATTTAGATGAAAGGCCAATAAGAGAAAAAGTAGATATAATTAAGCATCTTTTAAGAAGAGAAGCAAATAGGGTAAATAAGTCCATAAAGATTACATCAGATGTTATAAAAGCATTAATAGGAAGTATTTCTTTTGGAAACATTGGGCAGCTAAAATCTAATATACAACTTATTTGTGCCACAGGATTTTTAAATAGCATAAAAGATAAGAACTATATAAATATAGAATTTAAAGGAGTTCCATCTCAAATAAAAAGTGGATATTTGGTTATAGGAAATAAAAGAAATGAGCTAGAGGAAATATTAGAATACATAGATGAAAGTATTACAATAGTGCCTGAAGGGTCGGAGGAACAGATAGAACAAGATAATTATGATCCACCTTTTAATTTATATAAAATAATAGAAGACAAGGCTAGTATTTTAAGAGATGAAGGGGTAGATGATGAATACATTCAAAAATTTATAACTACAGACATAAACCTGCATTTAAAGTCTTTTTATGACAATGTAAAAGCAGATTCTAATACTAGGGAAAAGTTCAGCAAAATAGTAGATGAGGATATAATAAAATTATCAGAAGAGATTAGAGATATGGTAGAGAAAACATTAAATAGAAGATACAATGAAAGATTTATATATGCTATGAGTCTTCATATAAGTTCATTTTTAAAGAGGGTTCAAGAAGGTATAGACTTAAAATATGAGGTCAATATGAATGTGGTAATAAAAGATAACCCAAAAGAATATGAGGTAGCAATAAAAATTGGCAATATAATAAGAAAAAATTATAATATTGTAGCTCCTGACATAGAACTTATATATTTAACACTTCTTTTAACCTCCATGCAAGATACAACTGGGGTTGGTAAAGTAGGAATAGTTGTTGCAGCACATGGGAGCAGTACGGCGAGTAGCATGGTAGCGGTAGCTGTAAAGTTACTTGGAGAATATAACATAACAGCGGTAGATATGCCACTTGAAGTAGGTCCAAGAGAAACCTTTCAAAAAATATTAGAGGCGGTAAAGTGTATAGATATGGGTAAAGGTGTTTTGTTACTTGTGGATATGGGATCTTTATATTATTTTGAAAAAGAAATAATAGAAAATACAGGAATTGAAATAAAAACATTAGATATGGTTTCTACAGCTTTGGTATTAGAAGCCCTTAGAAAAGCAAATCTTTTTGATATGGACTTAGATAGTATATATGAATCTTTAAAGAGATTTAAAGGTTATGGTAAGTATGAAGAAGTTAAAAATATAGAGGTTAATAAGGCTATAGTAACAATATGTTCTACAGGACAGGGAGCAGCTATTAAGCTAAAAGAATTAATTCAAAGTATTGTAAAGAACATTACAGAAGAACCCATAGAAATAATTCCTGTAAGTATAAAGAACTTAAAAGAGCAACTTAAAAATATTCAAGATAAATATGAAGTATTGGCTACAGTAGGAGTAAAAAATCCAAAGATAGACTCACCATTTATTTCATTAGAAAAACTTATATCAGGGGAAGGAGAAAGAGAGCTAGAAGGGATAATAAAATATAAAAACATAAAGATAATAAAAAAGGATAATGAAGTTATTACAAAAGAATTGTGCTTAGATAGTTTAAATGAGTTTTTAACTTACATTAATCCAAAAAAGGTAATTGGAATACTAATGACATTTTCAAGGTGTTTACAAAAAGAGTTTAATACTCAGTTTTCTAATTCTATGACAATAAGATTAGTAATACATACAGGGTGTGCATTAGAAAGAATGATAATTAATGATGGACTACATTATGGAGGAAATAAAGGTGAAATTAATAAACAAAATGTAAACAAGATAAAAAAGGTATCAAAAATATTTAAAGATAGTATAAATGTAGAGTTAAGTGAGGATGAAATATATTACATAGCGGATATGTTTTAA
- a CDS encoding ISAs1 family transposase — MYNELSNSFISISDPRDNNSKHKLIDILTIATCAIICGADTWTDIAQYGTSKQEWFSTFLELNHGIPSHDTFGRVFSIINPKEFQEAFIKWIKDISDKVTGDVIAIDGKTVRHSFDTSNNKSAIHMVSAWSNQLGLVLGQIKVNDKSNEITAIPELLDKIDINKSIVTIDAMGTQKNIAKKIIKKGGDYVLALKGNHKNFSNDIKYFFEEESKNKFADVEYSFFKTTNKDHGRIETRKHYLINDLNWLSQKSEWKNLNSIIMVESERTIGDKTSKERRYYISSLTENVEKVADAIRKHWGIENSLHWILDIAFREDDSRIRIENAAENFAILRHIALNLLKNEKSVKIGVKAKRLKSGWDNDYLKKVLTSIQ; from the coding sequence ATGTATAACGAACTTTCAAATTCTTTTATAAGCATTTCAGACCCAAGAGATAATAATTCAAAACATAAGCTTATTGATATACTAACAATAGCAACTTGTGCAATAATATGCGGAGCCGATACATGGACAGATATAGCTCAATATGGCACATCAAAACAAGAGTGGTTTTCAACATTCTTAGAGCTTAATCATGGGATACCATCCCATGATACTTTTGGAAGAGTATTTTCTATTATTAATCCAAAAGAATTTCAGGAAGCGTTTATTAAGTGGATCAAAGATATTTCTGATAAAGTTACTGGTGACGTAATTGCCATAGATGGCAAGACAGTTAGGCATTCCTTTGATACAAGTAACAATAAATCAGCTATTCATATGGTAAGTGCATGGTCAAATCAGTTGGGTTTAGTTTTAGGTCAGATAAAGGTTAATGATAAATCAAATGAAATAACAGCAATTCCAGAATTATTAGATAAGATAGATATAAATAAATCTATAGTAACAATTGATGCTATGGGTACTCAAAAAAATATAGCTAAAAAAATAATCAAAAAGGGCGGAGATTATGTTTTAGCTTTAAAAGGTAATCATAAAAACTTTTCCAACGATATAAAATACTTTTTTGAAGAAGAATCTAAGAATAAATTTGCTGATGTTGAATATAGTTTTTTCAAGACTACTAACAAAGACCATGGCAGAATTGAAACACGTAAACATTACTTAATTAACGATTTAAACTGGCTTTCACAGAAGTCAGAGTGGAAAAACCTAAATAGTATAATTATGGTTGAATCTGAAAGAACCATAGGCGATAAAACATCTAAAGAAAGAAGATATTATATTTCGAGCTTAACAGAAAATGTTGAAAAAGTTGCTGATGCCATTAGAAAACATTGGGGAATAGAGAATAGCTTACATTGGATTTTAGATATTGCTTTTAGAGAAGATGATAGCCGAATAAGAATTGAAAATGCAGCTGAAAACTTTGCCATTTTAAGGCACATAGCTTTAAACTTATTAAAAAATGAAAAATCAGTAAAGATTGGTGTAAAAGCTAAAAGGCTCAAATCCGGTTGGGATAATGATTATTTAAAAAAGGTTTTAACTTCAATCCAATAG
- a CDS encoding mannose/fructose/sorbose PTS transporter subunit IIB: MNIVLTRIDDRLIHGQVATVWAKETKCNRIIVVSDEVANDNLRKTLLVQVAPPGVKANVITIDKMIDIYKNPKYDSFKALLLFTNPTDVLRVIEGGVNIKSVNVGGMSFKEGKKQITSAISLDEKDIESFKDINKKGVELEIRKVTSDSKVDLMTKL, translated from the coding sequence ATGAATATTGTTCTTACAAGAATAGATGACAGATTAATACATGGACAAGTTGCAACAGTATGGGCTAAAGAAACAAAATGTAACAGAATTATAGTAGTAAGTGATGAGGTAGCCAATGATAACTTAAGAAAGACACTATTAGTTCAAGTAGCGCCACCAGGTGTTAAAGCAAATGTAATTACTATAGATAAGATGATAGATATATATAAGAATCCTAAATATGATAGCTTTAAGGCTTTATTATTATTTACAAATCCTACAGATGTATTAAGGGTTATTGAAGGTGGAGTTAATATAAAGTCTGTTAATGTAGGGGGAATGTCTTTTAAAGAAGGTAAAAAACAAATAACTTCAGCTATATCTTTAGATGAAAAAGATATTGAGTCATTTAAAGATATAAATAAAAAAGGCGTTGAACTGGAAATTAGAAAAGTAACATCTGATTCTAAGGTGGATTTAATGACAAAACTTTAA
- a CDS encoding LicD family protein, whose product MELVYKEKLKEDIEEGLKGQNKVNFDELFPDKRLENLQETELRQCQLILLRILKIVAYVCEKNSLTYWIDAGTLLGAVRHEGFIPWDDDIDIAMPREDYEKFLKIAKDELPEDLYIQNLDNTEFAGNTWTQIKDRKSKIVLSEDAKYHQGLYIDIFPMDSYSNNFFKRNFVEKIHKLSYIKVQAINAPLKKPFLKGMNLPKNIIKILLKIIFFIFAIFDYNKIYEMNIKSKNKRIEKMKENPKTNYGYGTEVLNWDVVFNKEDILPITEKMKFEDSEFMVPRNTDAILRGLYGDYMQIPKVDKQVYHNLSLKSVLTKEEEEELNRGFYY is encoded by the coding sequence ATGGAATTAGTATATAAAGAAAAACTTAAAGAAGATATTGAAGAAGGTTTAAAAGGTCAGAATAAGGTTAATTTTGACGAATTGTTTCCAGATAAAAGATTAGAAAACTTACAGGAAACTGAACTTAGACAATGCCAGTTAATACTACTTAGGATACTAAAGATAGTAGCATATGTTTGTGAAAAAAATTCATTAACATACTGGATAGATGCTGGTACACTTCTTGGTGCTGTGAGACATGAAGGATTTATACCTTGGGATGATGATATAGACATAGCAATGCCAAGAGAAGACTATGAAAAGTTCTTAAAAATTGCAAAAGATGAACTTCCAGAAGATCTATATATACAAAACTTAGATAACACAGAATTTGCAGGGAATACATGGACTCAAATAAAGGATAGAAAAAGTAAAATAGTTTTATCAGAAGATGCTAAGTATCATCAAGGACTTTATATTGATATATTTCCAATGGATTCTTATTCTAATAATTTCTTTAAAAGAAACTTTGTTGAGAAAATACATAAACTTTCATATATAAAAGTACAAGCTATAAATGCACCCTTAAAAAAGCCATTTTTAAAAGGAATGAATCTTCCTAAAAATATAATTAAAATTCTTTTGAAAATAATATTTTTTATATTTGCTATATTTGATTATAATAAAATATATGAGATGAATATAAAGTCTAAAAACAAAAGAATAGAGAAGATGAAGGAAAATCCTAAGACTAATTACGGCTATGGCACAGAAGTTTTAAATTGGGATGTAGTTTTTAATAAAGAAGATATATTACCAATTACTGAAAAAATGAAATTTGAAGATTCAGAGTTTATGGTTCCAAGAAATACAGATGCTATCTTACGAGGGTTATACGGAGATTATATGCAAATACCAAAGGTAGACAAGCAAGTTTATCACAATCTTAGTCTAAAGTCTGTATTAACAAAAGAAGAAGAGGAAGAACTTAATAGAGGATTTTATTATTAA